Genomic DNA from Clavibacter michiganensis:
GAGCGCGCCGACGAGTTCGCCGCCGCGTTCGCTGCGTCCGGCGTCACCGCCCCCTCCGGCCACGCGCCCGTCATCGACGGCGACGACGACCAGGCCTCCCGCACCTTCGACGCCGCCGCGAAGCTCGGGATCCAGACGGTCATCGACCCCTTCATCCCCTCCGAGCGCTGGCAGACCGCCGACGACGCGCACAGGATCGCCGACCGCGTCAACGAGCTGCAGGTGCAGGCCGCCGCGCGCGGGCTCGCCTTCGGCTACCACAACCACCAGTGGGAGTTCGCGAACAAGGTCGACGGCCGCCCGGTCTACGAGCTCTTCGTGGAGCGCCTCAACGCCGACGTCGTGCTCGAGCTCGACACCTTCTGGTCGACCGTCGGCGGCATGGACACGCCCGCGCTCCTCCGGCAGCTCGGCGACCGCGTGCGGTTCCTGCACGTGAAGGACGGCAAGATCTCCGACGCGATCGCGAACGTGCTGCCGAGCGCCGAGTCCGCGCTCGTCGTGCCCCCGGAGCTCGCGCAGGCCTTCAAGATGCAGGAGCCCGCGGGTCAGGGCGACGTCGACGTCGCCGCCGTGCTGGCGGCCGCCCCGCACGCGCTCCGTGTCGTCGAGTTCGACGACTACGCGGGCGACGTGTTCGACGGCATCGCGGCGTCCTTCGCCTGGCTGCAGGAGAACGACAAGTGACCGGCGGCACCGGCCGCGTCGGCGTCGGCGTCATCGGCGCGGGCGTCATCTCGGGCACGTACCTGGAGAACATGACGGCGATGCCGGACCTCGAGGTCCTGTTCGTCGCCGACATCGACCTCGACCGCGCCCGCTCGCGCGCCGAGGAGCACGGCGTGCCGAACCACGGCACCGTCGACGAGCTGCTCGCGATGGACGAGATCGAGATCGTCGTGAACCTCACGCTGCCCGCCACGCACGCGGAGGTCGGCCGGCGGATCGTCGCGGCCGGCAAGCACGTGTGGAGCGAGAAGCCGCTGGCGCTGGATCACGAATCCGGCCAGGACCTGCTCGAGGCGGCGCGCGCGGCCGGCGTGCAGGTCGCGTGCGCGCCCGACACCGTGCTCGGCGCGGGGATCCAGTCGGCCATGCGCGCCATCGCCCGCGGCGACATCGGCGAGCCGCTCACCGCGACGACGCTGTTCCACGTGCCCGGTCCCGACGCCTGGCACCCGAACCCCGAGTTCCTGTTCGCGAAGGGCGCCGGACCCCTGTTCGACATGGGCCCGTACTACGTCACGACGCTCGTGCACGCGTTCGGCGCGGCCGAGACGGTGAGCGCGGTCTCCTCGACCTCGCGCACCACGCGCACCATCGGCAGCGGACCCCGCGCGGGCACCGACTTCCCGGTGGAGGTGCCCACGCACCACGCGGCGCTCATCTCGTTCGCGGGCGGGCAGTCGGCGCAGTCGACGTTCAGCTTCCAGAACGCGCTGCCGCGCATGGGCTTCGTCGAGATCTCGGGCAGCGAGGGCACCATCGTGCTCCCCGACCCGAACACGTTCGAGGGCGACAGCCAGCTGTGGCGCTTCGGGCAGCAGGAGCCGGAGACGCTGACGGCCGTGGGATCCACGTACGGCCGCGGATCCGGCGTGCTGGACCTCGCGCGCAGCATCCGCGGCGGCGACCCGGTGCGCGCGTCCGGCGAGGTCGCGGCGCACGTGCTCGACGTGCTGCTCGCGATCCGCGACGCGGCCGACAGCCGCGAGGTCGTGAAGGTCGCATCGAGCGTCGCGAAGCCGACGCCGCTGGCCGAGGACTGGGACCCGGCGGCGGCGACGCTGTAGCGCGATCCGCTCGGCCGGACGGCCCCGCATCCCGAGACGGATGCGGGGCCGTCCCGCGCTCGGCGCCCGACGACTGCGCGGAGGAGACTGGACCCATGCAGCTGCATCGCGTCACCACCGGATCCGGCGCGCGCCACGTCGGCCTCGTGCACGGCCTCGGCGCGGACGGCGCGACCTGGGCGCCCGTCGTCGACCGGCTCGTCGCGACCGGCCGCTTCACCGTCACGACCGTCGACCTCCGCGGGCACGGCGAGAGCGACCGGGCGCCGGACTACGGCATCGAGGAGATGGCCGACGACCTCGTCGCGTCCCTGCCGCGCGGGCTCGACGCGGTCGTCGGGCACTCGCTCGGCGGATCCGTGCTGGTGCGCGCCGTCGCCCGGCTCGAGCCCGCGCGCGCGATCTACCTCGACCCCGGGTTCCGGCCCGCGCTGCCGACCACGGGGATCCGCGGACGCCTGTTCTGGGCGGCGCCGCTCGTGGGCCTGGCCGCCGCGCAGATCCCGCGGGCCCGCGCCGCCGCCCGCGTGCGTGCCGCCTACCCGGCGTCGGTCCGGGCGTCGCTCGAGGCCGCGCAGGCGAGGTTCGACCGCGGGATGGCGGTCAGCGTCTTCCGCGACGTGGCCTTCCACCCGCTCGCCGTCAGCGCGCCCGCCGTGCCGTCCACGGTCGTGCTCTCCGACGACGCGCCCTCCGTGCTGCCCGACGCGAGCGCGGCGGATCTCGAGCGCCACGGCTGGGACGTCCGGCGCCTGCCCGGGATCCACCACGACATGCAGCTCGAGGATCCGGAACGAGTGCTCCGGGCGATCGAGGACGTGCTGTGACGGACGCCGAGCGCGACGACGGGCCGGCCGGACGCGAGCCGGAGCGCCCCGACCGCCCCGCCGACGCCGAGATCGCCGCCCGCCTCGCCGCCGCCCTCCGCGCGCCCGACGCGTCGGCCCGACTGCAGGCCGCGCTCACCGCGGGCACCCGGCCGGATCCGGCGCTGGTCGAGGGCCTCATCCACCGCTGCCGCGTCGAGCCCGACCTCAACGTGCGCGAGATGCTCACGTGGGCGCTGATCCGCCACGACCGCGAGCTCACGATCCCGCCGCTCATCGCCGAGCTGGTCTCGCCCATCCCGCAGGCGCGCAGCCAGGCGCTGCACACGCTCTCCAAGATCGGCGACCGGCGCGCGCTGCCCGCCATCACGCCGGCGCTGCTGCGGGATCCCGACGACCACGTCGCGCGCACGGCCTGGCGGACGGCGTCGGGCCTCGTCGACGGCGACCGCGATCCGGCCGGCGCGCGCTGGCTCTCCCAGCAGCTCGCGTCGCAGCTCGGCCGCGGCGGACGCGACACCCAGGCCAGCCTCGCGCGCGCCTTCGCGAGCGTGGGCCGGGCGGCGCTGCCGGTCCTCGATCGGTCGCGGCGCGCGGCGGACGCCCGGGTGCGGATCCACGCGCTCGCCGTGATCGCGCAGCTCGCCGACCCCGACCTCCGCTTCGACGACGCGGTCGACGCGGCCCGCCGCACCTCCTTCGGCGCGCACCTCGCCCGGCGACCGGGCTTGCACCTCCCGTAGCGTCATGTGGTCGGGTGGAGCCATGACCCACCCCGCCGAGGAAGGCCCCGCCATGCACCCGTCCCTGATCCCGCCCCGCCAGGTCAGGATCGGCGACGCCGCCGCGTTCGTCGGCACCACGCCGCGTGCCATCCGCCACTACCACCAGATCGGCCTGCTCCCCGAGCCCGAGCGCGGCACCGACGACCGCCGCCGGTACGGCTACGCGGAGATGATCCGGCTGCTGTGGATCCGGCGCATGGCCGATGCCGGGATCGCGCTCGACGACATCCGCGACGCGTTCGCCGACCCGGAGTCGGCGGGTGCGAGCGCGGATGCGGAGGCCGACGCCGACGTGGACGGCATCCTCGGCCGGCTCGAGGCGACCCTCGACGCCCAGGAGGCGGAGCTGCGCCGCCAGCGCGCGGCCGTCCGGGGGATGCGCGCCCGGGGCAGCCGCCTCGGGCTGCTCTCCGACTTCGTCGCCACCCGCCTCGAGGGCCTGCCCGAGGGATCCCTGCGCCCCGCCGACCTCGACGGCCTGCTGGTGATGGAGCGCGTCTTCGGCCCGCTCGGCGCAGCCCTCAACGCCACCCGCTACATCGCGATCGCCACCCTCCCGGGCCTGCGCGCGGCGTCCGATCGCGTCGAGGCCGCCGAGGAGGCGCTCGACGACACGGTCGCCGTCGACGACCCGCGCGTGGCCGAGGTCGCGGCCGAGCGACGCGCCTTCGAGGAGACGCTGCACGCGGCGATCGACGGATCCGACCTCCCGCGCCTCGACGACGACCTCGTCGACGCCTGGGACGCGCTGCACCCCGAGGGCGCCGACGGTGCGGACGAGGTCGGCTCTCGGCGGCCCGCCCGGTCCATGAGCGCGATGGACGCCATCGCGAAGATGCCCTACGACCTCTCCCCGGCGCGACTGCGGTGCATGGAGCTGGCGGCGGAGTCGTACGTGGGCGAGGCGACCGCTCGCTGAGGGCTCGGCGGGGACGCGGGTCCACGCATCCGAGCCGCCCCCGCCGCTGGCCCGCGGAGTAGGTTCGCGGCACGGCGGCCCGCGACGGGAGCGCCCGGATCCGCGCCCCCCCCCGCGGACGACGAGAGGCGCGCCCATGGCCGAGATCGTGCTGTTCCACCACGTGCAGGGCCGGACGCCCGGCGTCCTCGCGTTCGCCGATGCGCTGCGGGACGGCGGCCACACGGTGCACGTGCCCGACCTCTTCGACGGCGCGCTGCCCGGGTCCATCGAGGCGGGCCTCGCGCTGATGGCGGGCCTCGCCGACCACGTCGTCGCCGAGCGCACCGACCGCGCGCTCGACGGGCTGCCCGCCGAGCTCGTCTACGCCGGCGTCTCGTGGGGCGGATCCATCGCCCAGCGCCTCGCGCAGACCCGGCCGGGTGCCCGCGGCGCGCTCCTCTACGAGTCGTTCGTGTCGCTCACGGCGGAGTGGGCGTTCGGGCCGTGGCCGGCCGGGCTGCCCGTGCAGGTGCACGGCATGGCGCGCGATCCGTTCTTCGCCGGCGAGGGCGACCTCGACGCGGCCCGCGAGCTGGTCGCCGAGGTGGGCCCGGCGCTCGCCGAGGTCTTCGTCTACGACGGCGACGCGCACCTGTTCACGGACGCGTCGCTGCCGTCGTCGGATCCCGTCGCCACGGCCCTCGTGCTCGAGCGGTCCCTCGAGCTGCTGGACCGGATCGGCTGACGCCGGATCGCGCCGGCCGCCGCCGTCAGCGGGCCGGGAGCGACGCCAGGAACGCGTCCGTGGCGGCGGCGATCTCCGGCGACCTCGTGTGATGCAGGTAGTGGTCGCCTGTGAGCGGCACCACCTCGCCGCGCTCGACGCTCGCCGCCCGGGCCTCGTGCAGCGGGATCCAGCCGTCGACCTCCGCGTCGTCCTGCACCACGAAGAGCAGCACGGGGAGGTCCGCCGGGAACGTGCGCCCGCTCACCGACGCGAAGTTCTCCGTCAGGTGGTCCATCTCGTCGAGCATGGTCGGGGCGGTGCCGTTCCGCGTCGTGAAGAGGCGCATCTGCTCCTTCGTCGCCTCGTCGTAGGGGAGCCCCGCGTAGGTGTCGCCGCCGGTCGCGGCCAGCACGCGGAGGATCCCGAGGTCGCGGAGCGCGCCGAGCCCCTCGGTCGCGACGGGCTCGTCCCAGCCCGGCTGATCCGGCACGCTGCTGTCGATGCCCACGAACGCGGTGAGCTCGTCGCCGTACCGCGCGGCGTACTCGATGGCGTAGACGCCGGAGATCGAGTGGCCCATGAGCGCGTAGCGGTCGACGCCCAGCTGCTGCAGCGCCGCGTGGACCTCGTCCGCGATGGCCGTCGCCGTGCGCGGTACATCGGTCTGGTCGCTCAGCCCGGTGCCGAACGGCTCGACGGCGATCACCCGGTGCGTGTCGTCGAGCGCGGAGATCAGCGGCTGGAAGTCGAGGCCGGGCGCCGCGGTGCCGAGGCCGGGCAGGAGCACGATCGTCTCCGCGCCGGTGCCGCTGACCACGACGTTCATCTCCTTCCCGTCGACGGGCACGCGCTCGCCGTAGGGCTCGATGGCGGCGAGGTCGCGCGGCGTCGCGACGGCGTTCACGATCGACGTGGCCGCCAGCGTCAGGACGGGCAGGGCCACCAACGCGGCGACGATCCGGAGGGCGATCCGCAGGGGCCGGCGCATGCGCGTCCGCGGCCGGGGCGCGGTCCCGGCGTCAGCCACGGGCGGGGATCTCGGACACGTCGGCGTAGACCGGGAGGCCGAGGCGGCGGGCGATCGCGACGTCCGCGTCGGCGCCGGACGACTCGCCGGGGAGCCGGAGCACGGCGTCGCAGTGCGTGAGGAGCCGCGACGCGGTCTCGTACATGACGTCGGGACCGGCCTCCGTGTCGACGCCCGCCTCGGCGGCCACGCGCAGGATCGGCAGCGCCGCCCACTCGCCGATCATCGGCACGTGCCCGAGCTGGAAGACGGGCCAGGCCGCCTGCTCGAGCCGGGCGAGGTTCCGGGCGATGAGCTCGGGATCGCCTCCCGTGCCGGAGCGGTAGGGGCCGGCGATGAGGATCAGCTGCGGGTCGGTCACGCGAGTACGCTAGATGAAACACGCATGAACGCGCAAAACCGAGGAGGAACGCGGATGCTGGCTGCGGAGCGGCACGAGTGGATGCTCGCCGAGCTCGCGCGCGACGGCCGGCTCGTCGCGAAGGACGCGGCCGCGAAGCTCGGCGTCACGGAGGACAGCGTCCGGCGCGACCTGCGGACCCTCGCCGAGGCCGGGCGGCTGCAGCGCGTGTACGGCGGCGCGCTCCCGGTGTCGCCCGCGATCCGGGATCACTCCGAGCGGGCCGCGATCGCGGTGGACAGCAAGCAGCGGGTCGCCCGGGCGGCGGTGCGGCTGCTGCGGCCGGGATCCACGCTGCTGCTCGACGCGGGCACGACCGCCCTCGAGGTCGCCCGCGCGATCCCCGACGACCTGCGGCTCACCGTAGTGACGCCCGGGCCCCTCGTGGCGGTCGCGCTCACCGAGCACCCGCTCGTCGAGATCGTGCTCATCGGCGGCACCCTGTCCCGGCACTCCATGGTCGCGAGCGGGTCGCTGGCCGCGGAGGCGCTCCGCCGCGTGCGCGCGGACGTCTGCCTCCTCGGCGTGACCGGCGTGCATCCGGAGGCGGGCCTCACCACGGGCTCGCTCGACGACGCCGCGACGAAGCGCGCGATGGCCGCGCAGTCGACCGAGACGTTCGTGCTGGCGAGCGCGGAGAAGATCGGCGCCGCGTCGGCCTTCCCCGTGCTCGACCTCGCCGAGGTGACGGGTCTCGTGCTGGATCCCGACGCGCCCCTCGACGCGGACGTCGCGGCGGCGCTCACTCGAGCCGGGGCGCGGCTGCGCTGACCTCGCGGGCCGCGGCGCGGTCGGCCGTCGACGGCTCGGGCGCATCGGACGGCTCGTGCTCCTCGGGCGCCTCGGGTGCCGTCGGCTCCTCCGTCGTGCGCGAGTCCGTGAGCGACAGCGCGCCGACCGTCGCGATCACGCCGGTCAGCACGGCGACCACGAGGTAG
This window encodes:
- a CDS encoding sugar phosphate isomerase/epimerase family protein; the protein is MTAPSVQLYTVRDAVSADLQGAVARVAEIGYTQVEPYAFVERADEFAAAFAASGVTAPSGHAPVIDGDDDQASRTFDAAAKLGIQTVIDPFIPSERWQTADDAHRIADRVNELQVQAAARGLAFGYHNHQWEFANKVDGRPVYELFVERLNADVVLELDTFWSTVGGMDTPALLRQLGDRVRFLHVKDGKISDAIANVLPSAESALVVPPELAQAFKMQEPAGQGDVDVAAVLAAAPHALRVVEFDDYAGDVFDGIAASFAWLQENDK
- a CDS encoding Gfo/Idh/MocA family protein → MTGGTGRVGVGVIGAGVISGTYLENMTAMPDLEVLFVADIDLDRARSRAEEHGVPNHGTVDELLAMDEIEIVVNLTLPATHAEVGRRIVAAGKHVWSEKPLALDHESGQDLLEAARAAGVQVACAPDTVLGAGIQSAMRAIARGDIGEPLTATTLFHVPGPDAWHPNPEFLFAKGAGPLFDMGPYYVTTLVHAFGAAETVSAVSSTSRTTRTIGSGPRAGTDFPVEVPTHHAALISFAGGQSAQSTFSFQNALPRMGFVEISGSEGTIVLPDPNTFEGDSQLWRFGQQEPETLTAVGSTYGRGSGVLDLARSIRGGDPVRASGEVAAHVLDVLLAIRDAADSREVVKVASSVAKPTPLAEDWDPAAATL
- a CDS encoding alpha/beta fold hydrolase translates to MQLHRVTTGSGARHVGLVHGLGADGATWAPVVDRLVATGRFTVTTVDLRGHGESDRAPDYGIEEMADDLVASLPRGLDAVVGHSLGGSVLVRAVARLEPARAIYLDPGFRPALPTTGIRGRLFWAAPLVGLAAAQIPRARAAARVRAAYPASVRASLEAAQARFDRGMAVSVFRDVAFHPLAVSAPAVPSTVVLSDDAPSVLPDASAADLERHGWDVRRLPGIHHDMQLEDPERVLRAIEDVL
- a CDS encoding HEAT repeat domain-containing protein; translation: MTDAERDDGPAGREPERPDRPADAEIAARLAAALRAPDASARLQAALTAGTRPDPALVEGLIHRCRVEPDLNVREMLTWALIRHDRELTIPPLIAELVSPIPQARSQALHTLSKIGDRRALPAITPALLRDPDDHVARTAWRTASGLVDGDRDPAGARWLSQQLASQLGRGGRDTQASLARAFASVGRAALPVLDRSRRAADARVRIHALAVIAQLADPDLRFDDAVDAARRTSFGAHLARRPGLHLP
- a CDS encoding MerR family transcriptional regulator → MTHPAEEGPAMHPSLIPPRQVRIGDAAAFVGTTPRAIRHYHQIGLLPEPERGTDDRRRYGYAEMIRLLWIRRMADAGIALDDIRDAFADPESAGASADAEADADVDGILGRLEATLDAQEAELRRQRAAVRGMRARGSRLGLLSDFVATRLEGLPEGSLRPADLDGLLVMERVFGPLGAALNATRYIAIATLPGLRAASDRVEAAEEALDDTVAVDDPRVAEVAAERRAFEETLHAAIDGSDLPRLDDDLVDAWDALHPEGADGADEVGSRRPARSMSAMDAIAKMPYDLSPARLRCMELAAESYVGEATAR
- a CDS encoding dienelactone hydrolase family protein, translating into MAEIVLFHHVQGRTPGVLAFADALRDGGHTVHVPDLFDGALPGSIEAGLALMAGLADHVVAERTDRALDGLPAELVYAGVSWGGSIAQRLAQTRPGARGALLYESFVSLTAEWAFGPWPAGLPVQVHGMARDPFFAGEGDLDAARELVAEVGPALAEVFVYDGDAHLFTDASLPSSDPVATALVLERSLELLDRIG
- a CDS encoding alpha/beta fold hydrolase, yielding MRRPLRIALRIVAALVALPVLTLAATSIVNAVATPRDLAAIEPYGERVPVDGKEMNVVVSGTGAETIVLLPGLGTAAPGLDFQPLISALDDTHRVIAVEPFGTGLSDQTDVPRTATAIADEVHAALQQLGVDRYALMGHSISGVYAIEYAARYGDELTAFVGIDSSVPDQPGWDEPVATEGLGALRDLGILRVLAATGGDTYAGLPYDEATKEQMRLFTTRNGTAPTMLDEMDHLTENFASVSGRTFPADLPVLLFVVQDDAEVDGWIPLHEARAASVERGEVVPLTGDHYLHHTRSPEIAAATDAFLASLPAR
- a CDS encoding DUF4406 domain-containing protein; translation: MTDPQLILIAGPYRSGTGGDPELIARNLARLEQAAWPVFQLGHVPMIGEWAALPILRVAAEAGVDTEAGPDVMYETASRLLTHCDAVLRLPGESSGADADVAIARRLGLPVYADVSEIPARG
- a CDS encoding DeoR/GlpR family DNA-binding transcription regulator, which codes for MLAAERHEWMLAELARDGRLVAKDAAAKLGVTEDSVRRDLRTLAEAGRLQRVYGGALPVSPAIRDHSERAAIAVDSKQRVARAAVRLLRPGSTLLLDAGTTALEVARAIPDDLRLTVVTPGPLVAVALTEHPLVEIVLIGGTLSRHSMVASGSLAAEALRRVRADVCLLGVTGVHPEAGLTTGSLDDAATKRAMAAQSTETFVLASAEKIGAASAFPVLDLAEVTGLVLDPDAPLDADVAAALTRAGARLR